A stretch of Eschrichtius robustus isolate mEscRob2 chromosome 6, mEscRob2.pri, whole genome shotgun sequence DNA encodes these proteins:
- the GPR160 gene encoding probable G-protein coupled receptor 160, translating into MTALTSENCSFQYQLHQTNQPLDGNCLLFLITLGKILLNILTLGMRRKNTHQNFMEYFCVSLAFTDLLLLVNISIISYFRDFVLLGIRFTKYHICLFTQIISFTYGFLHYPVFLTACIDYYLNFSKATKLPFKCQKVFYFFAVILIWISVLTYVLGDPAIYQSLKAQNVYSYHQCPFYISIQSYWLSFSMVMILFMAFITSWSEVITLVQAVRITSYMNETILYFPFSSHSSYTVSSKKTLLPKLIVCFLGTWLPFVLLQIIILLLKVQIPAYIEMNIPWLYFVNSFLIATVFWFNCHKLNFRNMALPADPFVNWKCCFIPLTIHNLEQIEKPISVIIC; encoded by the coding sequence atgactgCTCTTACTTCAGAGAACTGCTCTTttcagtaccagctacatcaaaCAAATCAGCCCCTAGATGGTAACTGTCTGTTATTCTTGATTACACTtgggaaaatattattaaatatcctCACACtaggaatgagaagaaaaaacacCCATCAAAATTTTATGGAATATTTTTGCGTTTCACTAGCATTTACTGATCTTCTACTTTTGGTGAATATTTCCATTATATCCTATTTCAGGGATTTTGTACTTTTAGGCATTAGGTTTACTAAATACCACATCTGCCTATTTActcaaattatttcttttacttatgGCTTTTTGCATTATCCAGTTTTTCTGACAGCTTGTATAGATTATTACCTGAATTTCTCTAAAGCCACCAAGCTTCCATTTAAGTgtcaaaaagtattttatttctttgcagttattttaatttggatttcagtccttacttatgttttggGAGATCCAGCTATCTACCAAAGCCTGAAGGCACAGAATGTTTATTCTTATCATCAGTGTCCTTTCTACATTAGCATTCAGAGTTACTGGCTGTCATTTTCCATGGTGAtgattttatttatggcttttaTAACCTCTTGGTCAGAAGTTATTACCTTGGTACAGGCTGTTAGGATAACTTCCTATATGAATGAGACTATCctatattttcccttttcatcccactCTAGTTATACTGTGAGCTCTAAAAAAACACTCTTGCCCAAGTTGATAGTCTGTTTTCTTGGTACCTGGTTACCATTTGTACTACTTCAAATAATTATCCTTTTACTTAAAGTACAGATTCCAGCGTACATCGAGATGAACATTCCGTGGTTGTACTTTGTCAATAGTTTTCTCATTGCTACAGTTTTTTGGTTTAATTGTCACAAACTTAATTTTAGAAACATGGCATTACCTGCGGATCCATTTGTCAACTGGAAATGCTGCTTCATTCCACTTACAATTCATAATCTTGAGCAAATCGAAAAGCCTATATCAGTAATAATTTGTTGA